The proteins below come from a single uncultured delta proteobacterium genomic window:
- the nfo gene encoding putative endonuclease 4 (Evidence 3 : Function proposed based on presence of conserved amino acid motif, structural feature or limited homology), giving the protein MLNIGCHLSTTKGYLAMGKEALRIGASTFQFFTRNPRGAKAKALDPADVAAFNDLAKKHGLGPIMGHSAYTLNPAAADGRPRDFAREFMADDIERLEQTPGAYYNIHPGRHPKPDSPAAAANVADALNAVMRPGQKTLVLLETMAGGGSEVGGRFATLRAIIDGVAFPDRLGVCLDTCHVFAAGYDIVNDLDGVLRDFDAAIGLGRLRAVHCNDSKFPLASGKDRHANIGEGHIGLEGFRRIVTHPALKDLPFYLETHNEPDGYGREIALLRELAG; this is encoded by the coding sequence ATGCTGAACATCGGCTGCCATTTGTCCACGACCAAGGGCTACCTGGCAATGGGGAAGGAGGCGCTCCGCATCGGGGCAAGCACGTTCCAGTTTTTCACGCGCAACCCGCGCGGCGCCAAGGCCAAGGCCCTGGACCCGGCGGACGTCGCGGCGTTTAATGATCTGGCAAAAAAACACGGCCTCGGCCCCATCATGGGCCATTCCGCTTACACCCTGAACCCGGCAGCCGCGGACGGGCGGCCCAGGGATTTCGCCAGGGAATTCATGGCGGACGATATCGAACGGTTGGAGCAGACCCCGGGGGCGTATTACAACATCCACCCCGGACGGCACCCGAAACCGGATTCCCCGGCCGCCGCCGCGAACGTTGCGGACGCCCTGAACGCCGTGATGCGGCCCGGCCAGAAAACTCTTGTGCTGCTGGAAACGATGGCCGGGGGCGGGAGTGAGGTGGGCGGCAGGTTCGCAACGCTTAGGGCGATCATCGACGGTGTGGCATTCCCGGACCGGCTCGGCGTCTGTTTGGATACCTGCCACGTCTTCGCGGCCGGGTACGACATCGTGAACGACCTTGACGGCGTTCTGCGGGATTTTGACGCGGCCATAGGGCTTGGCCGCCTGCGGGCGGTCCACTGCAACGATTCCAAGTTTCCCCTGGCAAGCGGCAAGGACCGGCATGCGAACATCGGCGAAGGCCATATCGGGCTTGAGGGCTTTCGCCGCATCGTCACCCACCCGGCCTTGAAAGACCTGCCGTTTTACCTCGAAACCCATAATGAACCGGACGGTTACGGGCGGGAAATCGCATTGCTGCGGGAGCTCGCGGGGTAA
- the sodA gene encoding Superoxide dismutase (Mn) — MFARIQLPYGYDALEPHLGADVIKVHYDAHHKTYMEKFNDLVKDVPAFSGMDARKILENLEKAPDAKRDAIRNNGGGFYNHNLYFESMTPKPGDPPSELKKTVEKRFGSIEKMLEELREAATAKVFGSGWAWLVHSGGKLDIAISPNQDLPKRNPALLLPVDMWEHAYYLQYKNKKADYVDAFFNVINWDVVSRRMREASS, encoded by the coding sequence ATGTTTGCACGGATACAGTTGCCCTACGGGTATGACGCGCTCGAGCCGCATTTGGGGGCGGACGTCATCAAGGTTCATTATGACGCTCACCACAAGACGTACATGGAGAAGTTCAATGATCTGGTAAAGGACGTCCCCGCCTTTTCCGGCATGGATGCCCGGAAAATTCTGGAAAATCTCGAAAAGGCCCCGGACGCCAAACGTGATGCGATCAGAAACAACGGCGGTGGGTTTTACAACCACAATCTGTATTTCGAATCCATGACCCCGAAGCCCGGTGATCCGCCCAGCGAGTTGAAAAAAACCGTGGAGAAGCGTTTCGGCAGCATTGAAAAAATGCTGGAAGAACTGCGCGAAGCGGCGACCGCCAAGGTTTTTGGATCAGGCTGGGCCTGGCTCGTCCACAGCGGCGGCAAACTGGATATCGCCATTTCCCCGAACCAGGACCTGCCCAAGAGGAACCCTGCGCTGCTCCTGCCGGTGGACATGTGGGAGCACGCCTATTATCTTCAGTACAAAAACAAGAAGGCGGACTATGTGGACGCGTTCTTCAACGTCATCAACTGGGACGTCGTGTCGCGCCGGATGCGGGAAGCTTCTTCCTGA
- a CDS encoding exported hypothetical protein (Evidence 5 : No homology to any previously reported sequences), giving the protein MRRQEQTISVQPERARQGRCFRALFTAFFLALLCGLAWGCAGRTAGDAGATAVLRIYDWKTGAVYAEAPAEPGSKLFFGWIHSWDNIPWNEYYHVDENYVLVLDAITFPAFGAGIPEDKGRICYVKDGLIHMEGIDQLFPELVWLNSHTATREITLDGKPVSRGSDLPQHTRLRLVIERQ; this is encoded by the coding sequence ATGCGCAGGCAAGAGCAAACCATATCCGTGCAGCCGGAGCGCGCGCGGCAAGGGCGCTGTTTCCGGGCTCTTTTCACCGCGTTTTTCTTGGCGCTGCTCTGCGGCCTGGCGTGGGGGTGCGCCGGGCGGACTGCGGGGGATGCAGGCGCTACGGCGGTGCTGCGCATTTATGACTGGAAAACCGGCGCGGTGTACGCCGAAGCCCCGGCCGAGCCGGGCAGCAAGCTCTTTTTCGGCTGGATCCATTCCTGGGATAACATCCCCTGGAACGAATACTATCACGTGGATGAAAACTATGTCCTGGTGCTCGACGCCATCACCTTTCCGGCCTTCGGCGCCGGGATTCCGGAGGATAAGGGCCGCATCTGCTACGTCAAGGACGGCCTGATCCACATGGAAGGCATCGACCAGCTGTTCCCGGAACTTGTCTGGCTGAACTCCCACACCGCGACGCGGGAAATCACGCTGGACGGCAAGCCGGTTTCCAGGGGAAGCGACCTGCCGCAGCACACAAGGCTGCGGCTGGTCATCGAGAGGCAGTAA
- a CDS encoding Proprionate catabolism activator, Fis family, producing the protein MSKIGVIAPTQQIYDSTQAIIAQMGIADMVMLRSADLEDAVAVAKELEAAEVDVLVSRGGAAGRILAAGDVAAPLVEIAISAQDIAQAIHECKRITKLESPRIALIPFHGVREDIRALAPFLNVDLRFYPAADTMAWIEEVVHQVVSDGPDVLLGGASVHLAAKYNLPAVLLTSGDISLRIALEEALKVAYARRIEKERAKRLEVVIELSREGVVTLDEGGHIQLANPAACRILRLGGAVAGRHLHEVLPRFELAPCLELGETISDVLLSRGKDSFMASARPIRVGKDVAGAVVTLHEAQYISDMENTIRKELFTKGLVASYTFRHIQGASPQIEECRRVAEQYAATMSTVLITGETGTGKELFAQSIHNASPCRQGPFVAVNCAALPPSLLESELFGYEEGAFTGASRKGKPGFFELAQGGTIFLDEISEMDNYGQTRLLRILQERCIMRLGGGSYVPLDVRVLVASNRDLEEMVQTGDFRSDLYYRINLLTLHVPPLREREDDIPVLTRFFAAQCRHKYNKEPRFSDAAIARLTEHAWPGNVRELQNVVERLCLSSQSFLLGEEDVAAVLTRNRVARLAPGQAQPASGPARRQAAAPRDEERRRILETLGNCRGNQKKAAEALGMDRGTLSRKMRKHGIHKTIVA; encoded by the coding sequence ATGTCGAAAATAGGCGTCATCGCCCCCACCCAGCAGATATACGATTCGACCCAGGCCATCATCGCCCAGATGGGCATAGCGGACATGGTCATGCTCCGTTCCGCGGACCTTGAAGACGCGGTTGCCGTGGCAAAAGAACTGGAAGCGGCGGAGGTGGATGTGCTCGTCTCCCGCGGCGGCGCCGCCGGGCGCATCCTCGCTGCCGGGGACGTCGCCGCCCCGCTCGTTGAAATCGCCATCTCCGCCCAGGATATCGCGCAGGCCATTCACGAGTGCAAACGCATCACTAAACTTGAATCACCCCGCATCGCGCTGATCCCGTTTCACGGCGTCCGGGAGGATATCCGGGCTCTCGCGCCGTTCCTGAATGTGGACCTGCGGTTTTACCCGGCGGCCGATACCATGGCCTGGATCGAGGAGGTCGTGCACCAGGTCGTTTCCGACGGTCCGGACGTGTTGCTCGGCGGGGCAAGCGTGCATCTTGCCGCCAAATACAACCTGCCCGCCGTTCTCCTCACCTCCGGGGACATCTCGTTGCGGATCGCCCTGGAAGAGGCGTTGAAGGTCGCCTACGCCCGCCGTATCGAGAAGGAAAGAGCCAAACGGCTGGAGGTTGTGATCGAGCTGTCGCGGGAGGGGGTCGTCACCCTGGATGAGGGCGGGCATATCCAGCTTGCCAACCCCGCCGCGTGCCGGATCCTCCGCCTGGGGGGGGCGGTCGCCGGGCGGCACCTGCACGAGGTGCTGCCGCGCTTTGAGCTGGCGCCCTGTCTGGAATTGGGGGAAACCATCAGCGACGTGCTGCTCTCCCGGGGCAAGGATTCGTTCATGGCCAGCGCCAGGCCCATCAGGGTGGGCAAGGACGTGGCGGGCGCGGTGGTGACGTTGCATGAGGCGCAGTATATCAGCGACATGGAGAACACGATCCGGAAAGAGCTGTTCACCAAGGGGCTGGTGGCTTCCTACACCTTCCGCCACATCCAGGGGGCGTCGCCCCAGATAGAGGAGTGCCGCCGCGTCGCCGAGCAATACGCGGCCACCATGAGCACGGTCCTGATAACCGGAGAGACCGGAACGGGCAAAGAGCTTTTCGCGCAGTCGATCCACAATGCCAGCCCGTGCCGCCAGGGGCCGTTCGTGGCCGTCAACTGCGCGGCCCTGCCGCCCTCGCTCCTGGAATCCGAGCTGTTCGGCTACGAGGAGGGCGCGTTCACCGGGGCCTCGCGCAAGGGAAAACCGGGGTTTTTCGAGCTGGCCCAGGGAGGGACCATCTTCCTGGATGAAATTTCCGAAATGGACAACTACGGGCAGACGCGGCTGCTCCGCATCCTGCAGGAGCGGTGCATCATGCGGCTGGGCGGCGGGAGCTATGTGCCCCTGGACGTCAGGGTCCTGGTGGCGTCCAACCGGGACCTGGAGGAAATGGTCCAGACCGGGGATTTCCGCAGCGACCTGTACTACCGGATCAACCTGCTGACCCTTCATGTGCCGCCGCTCCGGGAGCGGGAGGACGACATTCCGGTGCTGACACGGTTTTTCGCGGCCCAGTGCCGGCACAAGTACAACAAGGAGCCCCGGTTCTCCGACGCCGCCATTGCCCGGCTGACGGAGCATGCCTGGCCCGGCAACGTGCGGGAGTTGCAAAACGTGGTCGAGCGGCTGTGCCTTTCCTCGCAGTCGTTTTTATTGGGCGAGGAGGATGTCGCGGCGGTTCTTACCCGCAACCGCGTGGCGCGGCTCGCGCCCGGCCAGGCGCAGCCCGCGTCCGGTCCGGCGCGGCGGCAGGCGGCCGCCCCCCGTGACGAGGAGCGGCGGCGCATTCTTGAAACGCTCGGCAACTGCCGGGGGAACCAGAAAAAGGCCGCCGAGGCGCTCGGCATGGACAGGGGAACGCTTTCCCGGAAAATGCGCAAGCACGGAATCCATAAAACCATTGTGGCATAA